The Cardinium endosymbiont cEper1 of Encarsia pergandiella nucleotide sequence TGATTTTAGAGCTGCTATATGGAACAGGTATGCGGTTGTCTGAACTAATCGCCCTTTGCCAAAAGGCTATCAACGTTAGAGATGCAACCGTTAAGGTAATAGGAAAGCGCGATAAAGAACGAATTATTCCTTTCCCACGGCCACTTACACCGTTGATCGCTGATTATATAGTGGAAAAAGAGCGGATAGGTTATCATTGTACCCCCCAGCTCATTGTAACCGACCGGGGACAACCCTGTTATCCTATGTTTATTTACCGAGTAGTAAAGAAATATTTGGCACCTACTACACGCGCTAGCCAACATAGTCCCCATATATTACGCCATACTTTTGCTACACACTTGTTGGATAAAGGGGCTGATTTACAGTCTATTAAAGAATTATTAGGCCATTCCAGTTTGGCTGCTACCCAAATCTATACCCACAATTCTCTGACCAAATTAAAAGAAATTTTTAAAAAAGCCCATCCTAGAGCAGAGGAAAGTTGATGCCATAATATGGTTTTCCGCAATGGAAATAACCTAAAATTCCATAGATTATAGCTATCTATATAAATTATGTTTTTTATACATTTTGTATTAGATTTGATCGGTTATTTGGTTACTCTATTGTAGAATCTTATGCTTTTATATGCTTTAAGAGAGGCCGCACAAAGCCTCAACACCCATAGATCCCGCACCTTCTCTATGGGCTTTGGCATATGGTGGGCTATTTTTATACTGGTATTGATATTGGGTGTGGGCAATGGATTTCACCATGGTGTTTCCAATGCATTTGCAAAGTATGGCACGAAAACGATGGTCATTTGGGGCGGTAGCACCGCTGGTAATCATCACCCTATTCCAACTACAATGGTTGGAAACTTCGCCAAAGCT carries:
- a CDS encoding tyrosine-type recombinase/integrase, whose amino-acid sequence is MDHQSFLTLFVTYLTVEKRASPYTVTAYQTDLIQFIGHLSRYIPEKIVTEVTGNDLRNWIMSLAKEGLTHRSINRKMAAIRSFYSFLQKRSLIIDCPTASLKSLKGKQRLPIFFQEKELISFLDQEPFPIHFIGLRDRLILELLYGTGMRLSELIALCQKAINVRDATVKVIGKRDKERIIPFPRPLTPLIADYIVEKERIGYHCTPQLIVTDRGQPCYPMFIYRVVKKYLAPTTRASQHSPHILRHTFATHLLDKGADLQSIKELLGHSSLAATQIYTHNSLTKLKEIFKKAHPRAEES